In a genomic window of Microterricola viridarii:
- a CDS encoding ribose-phosphate diphosphokinase: protein MSGIKSSGEKRLVLVSGRAHPQLAIDIAAELGSDLVPTDARTFANGELYARYDESVRGCDAFVIQSHSAPINEWLMEQLIMVDALKRASAKRITVVAPFYPYARQDKKGRGREPISARLVADLFKTAGADRIMSVDLHAAQIQGFFDGPVDHLFAMPVLLKHFKDKLDPATLTVVSPDMGRVRVADIWSDKLGAPLAIIHKRRDPLVPNQVSVHEIIGPVEGRVCLLVDDLIDTGRTIVKAAEALKAAGAIGVVVAATHAVFSDPATELLQSEFIDEVVVTDTLPLPPEKTWDRLTVLPIAPLLARAIHEVFEDGSVTSMFDGAA, encoded by the coding sequence GTGTCCGGAATCAAGTCCAGCGGAGAAAAGCGCCTCGTCCTCGTCTCCGGGCGAGCACACCCGCAACTTGCCATCGACATCGCCGCGGAGCTGGGTTCCGATCTGGTGCCGACGGATGCTCGGACCTTCGCCAACGGTGAGCTCTACGCCCGCTACGACGAGAGCGTGCGCGGCTGCGACGCCTTCGTGATCCAGTCGCACTCCGCCCCGATCAACGAGTGGCTGATGGAACAGCTGATCATGGTGGACGCCCTCAAGCGCGCTTCTGCCAAGCGCATCACCGTCGTCGCTCCGTTCTACCCGTACGCCCGCCAGGACAAGAAGGGCCGCGGCCGTGAGCCGATCTCGGCCCGCCTCGTCGCAGACCTGTTCAAGACGGCCGGCGCCGACCGCATCATGAGCGTCGACCTGCACGCCGCACAGATCCAGGGCTTCTTCGACGGCCCCGTCGACCACCTCTTCGCCATGCCGGTTCTGCTCAAGCACTTCAAGGACAAGCTGGACCCGGCCACCCTGACCGTCGTCTCGCCGGACATGGGCCGCGTGCGCGTCGCCGACATCTGGAGCGACAAGCTCGGCGCCCCGCTGGCCATCATCCACAAGCGCCGCGACCCGCTGGTGCCGAACCAGGTCTCCGTGCACGAGATCATCGGCCCGGTCGAGGGGCGCGTCTGCCTGCTGGTGGATGACCTGATCGACACCGGCCGCACCATCGTCAAGGCCGCAGAGGCGCTCAAGGCCGCCGGCGCCATCGGCGTCGTCGTTGCCGCGACGCACGCCGTGTTCAGCGACCCCGCGACCGAGCTGCTGCAGAGCGAGTTCATCGACGAGGTCGTCGTCACCGACACGCTGCCGCTGCCGCCGGAGAAGACCTGGGACCGCCTGACGGTGCTCCCGATCGCCCCGCTGCTGGCCCGCGCCATCCACGAGGTGTTCGAGGACGGCTCCGTCACCAGCATGTTTGACGGCGCCGCGTAA
- a CDS encoding DUF202 domain-containing protein — protein MIPAQPTAPRPRDPGLQPERTALAWNRTALAVAVNAALVLRAGALGDAPLLVGVGVFLLLAAGAATAYSSIRKRQLLRAIDTPPPSSSLALTLAAVLALLASAAGIASILTIR, from the coding sequence GTGATCCCCGCCCAGCCGACGGCCCCGCGCCCGCGCGACCCCGGCTTGCAACCGGAGCGCACGGCGCTCGCGTGGAACCGCACCGCCCTGGCCGTCGCGGTCAACGCGGCGCTCGTGCTGCGTGCCGGCGCGCTCGGCGATGCCCCTCTGTTGGTGGGTGTTGGCGTCTTCCTGCTGCTGGCAGCGGGAGCGGCGACCGCCTACTCGTCGATCCGCAAGCGGCAGCTGCTGCGCGCGATCGACACGCCCCCGCCGAGCAGCTCCCTGGCGCTGACGCTGGCGGCTGTCCTCGCGCTACTGGCCAGCGCGGCCGGAATCGCGTCGATCCTCACGATCCGATGA
- a CDS encoding NAD-dependent epimerase/dehydratase family protein, producing MITTVTGGAGFIGSHLVEQLIERGDYVTVIDDLSTGSIENLAPVLGHIRMRFIEGSIRDPEAVASAVEGADRVFHLAAAVGVRLIVEHPLESLRTNIHGTETVLDAVRAAGATLLLASTSEVYGKNTADSLDEEADRILGSPLKSRWTYAAAKGIDEAIAHAYWREYGLRVAIVRLFNTVGPRQTGRYGMVVPTLVGQALAGEPVTVFGDGSQTRCFGYVGDVIPALIALAEEPAAYGQAFNLGGRYEVSIRDLAQRAIDLLHSDSSIVYVPYAEAYPEGFEDMQRRVPNNGKARELIGFDPQTTVDEIIAHVAAALSTSGARRAAVTEVAVEEFAPGVVEQSGEPELALDERLAYNQRVV from the coding sequence ATGATCACCACAGTTACCGGCGGCGCCGGGTTCATCGGCAGCCACCTGGTCGAGCAGTTGATCGAACGCGGCGACTACGTCACCGTCATCGACGACCTCAGCACCGGCTCGATCGAGAACCTCGCCCCCGTCCTCGGCCACATCCGAATGCGCTTCATCGAGGGGTCCATCCGCGATCCGGAGGCCGTGGCCAGCGCTGTCGAGGGCGCCGACCGCGTCTTCCATCTGGCTGCCGCTGTCGGCGTGCGCCTCATCGTGGAGCACCCGCTCGAGAGCCTGCGGACGAACATCCACGGCACAGAGACGGTACTCGACGCGGTGCGTGCGGCCGGTGCGACGCTGCTGCTCGCCTCGACGAGCGAGGTGTACGGCAAGAACACCGCAGACAGCCTCGACGAGGAGGCCGACCGGATCCTCGGCTCGCCCCTCAAATCACGCTGGACATACGCCGCGGCCAAAGGCATCGATGAAGCTATCGCCCACGCATACTGGCGCGAATACGGGCTTCGCGTCGCGATCGTGCGACTCTTCAACACGGTCGGCCCCCGACAGACCGGTCGCTACGGCATGGTCGTTCCCACGCTGGTCGGGCAGGCCCTGGCCGGCGAGCCCGTCACCGTGTTCGGCGACGGTTCGCAGACGCGCTGCTTCGGCTACGTCGGCGACGTGATCCCGGCCCTGATCGCCCTGGCGGAGGAGCCGGCCGCATACGGGCAGGCGTTCAACCTCGGCGGCCGCTACGAGGTGTCGATCCGAGACCTGGCGCAACGGGCCATCGACCTGCTGCACAGCGACAGCTCCATCGTCTACGTGCCGTACGCCGAGGCCTACCCGGAGGGCTTCGAGGATATGCAGCGTCGAGTGCCCAACAACGGCAAAGCCCGCGAGCTGATCGGCTTCGACCCGCAGACAACGGTCGACGAGATCATCGCCCATGTCGCAGCGGCATTGTCGACCTCTGGCGCGCGCCGCGCCGCCGTCACGGAAGTCGCCGTCGAGGAGTTCGCCCCCGGCGTCGTCGAGCAGTCGGGCGAGCCAGAACTGGCGCTCGACGAGCGGCTGGCCTACAACCAACGGGTGGTCTAG
- a CDS encoding YidH family protein, which yields MRNPQWRQQGEEPDYRFTLANERTFLAWIRTALALLAGGVLLHQFSHALGPRWVVVALAVVLALIGAVLSVIAYTRWRANEIAMRTGKPLPFSLLLPLLAGFCLLTAAIIAVLMIFG from the coding sequence ATGCGGAACCCTCAATGGCGGCAGCAGGGCGAGGAGCCCGACTACCGTTTCACCCTCGCCAACGAGCGAACCTTCTTGGCCTGGATCCGCACCGCGCTGGCGCTGCTTGCCGGTGGCGTGCTGCTGCACCAGTTCTCCCACGCCCTCGGCCCGCGCTGGGTTGTCGTGGCGCTGGCCGTCGTGCTCGCCCTCATCGGCGCCGTCCTCAGCGTGATCGCGTACACGCGGTGGCGGGCCAATGAGATCGCGATGCGCACCGGCAAGCCGCTGCCCTTTTCGCTGCTGCTGCCGCTGCTGGCCGGATTTTGCCTGCTCACGGCGGCCATCATCGCCGTCCTCATGATCTTCGGATGA
- a CDS encoding cell wall-binding repeat-containing protein — MAEQPPRHRRLIALGTVAALAVTMGVTVLAAAPAQAAGETVVSLTFDDANADQMPAAQMLSTKGLPGTFFINSGFVDQPGWMSTADLATLAAEGHEIGGHTRSHPDLTQVPQDEVLRQICNDRVTLSNMGYQVTSFAYPFASANASVEAAAASCGYNSARGLGDLRTAPGTECASCDFAESIPPADPYWTRAADQVDATWTLQRLQQTVTDAAANGGGWVQLTFHHVCDGCDDLAISTAVFDQFTTWLAGWKDNATKLVKTVNGVVGGAVKPLVSGPAFVPPPAAGPGVNALQNPGFEEIAAAGIPRCWWDSSFGLNTSSFATVSPGRTGTYASQVTVSGYTTGDAKRLQIFDGGACAPTVVEGQTYSLRSWYKATGVTQFTVYYRQTDGSWIYGTSSPWFAAATDYTQALWTTPAIPAGVNGISFALNVFGNGELTTDDYSMYNTVGAPATDELVAPAPTITGTAQVGSVLTANAGTWTPAPVTLAYQWLVANVAVPGATAATYTPVAGDVGKTVTVQVTGTKTGYVTKAVTSAATAAVAAAPPLVLVAPTPTITGTARVGSVLTANAGTWTPAPVTLAYQWLVANVAVPGATAATYTPVAGDVGKTVTVQVTGTKTGYVTKAVTSAATAAVAAAPPLVLVAPTPTITGTARVGSVLTANAGTWTPAPVTLAYQWLVANVAVPGATAATYTPVAGDVGKTVTVRVTGTKTGYTTKAVTSAATAAVAAAPPLVLVAPTPTITGTARVGSVLTANAGTWTPAPVSLSYQWLVANVAVPGATAATYKPVAANVGKTVTVRVTGTKTGYTTKTVTSAATSPVAAAPTPRGPQRLAGADRFETSALVSAATFSAGVPVVYITTGGDYPDALSAGPAAGTGGGPVLLVSRDAIPQPVKTELLRLKPARIVVVGGTSVVSTAVQTALAQIAPTSRVAGADRFETSAKISAASFKPGVAVAYVAAGTNFPDALSGGAAAGSVKSPVLLVTSTGIPEVIRAELQRLKPGKVVILGGTDVVSAGVATALAGIAPTSRASGADRYATSAKISSTTFSPGVKVAYLVTGGNFPDALSAGSAAIVGGGPVLLVQGGSLPTAIAAELSRLRPQRIVVLGGPVVVSEAVLNAAQTYVR, encoded by the coding sequence GTGGCTGAACAGCCGCCTCGACACCGAAGACTGATCGCCCTCGGAACCGTCGCCGCCCTCGCGGTGACGATGGGTGTGACCGTCCTGGCAGCGGCGCCCGCGCAGGCTGCCGGCGAGACGGTTGTGTCGCTCACCTTTGACGATGCCAATGCCGACCAGATGCCCGCAGCCCAGATGCTGAGCACCAAGGGGCTCCCCGGCACCTTCTTCATCAATTCGGGCTTTGTCGACCAACCGGGCTGGATGAGCACTGCCGATCTGGCCACGCTGGCCGCAGAGGGACACGAGATCGGCGGCCACACGCGCAGCCACCCCGATCTCACGCAGGTGCCGCAAGACGAGGTGTTGCGTCAGATCTGCAACGACCGTGTCACGCTCAGCAACATGGGCTACCAGGTCACCAGCTTCGCGTACCCCTTCGCCTCGGCCAACGCGAGCGTCGAGGCGGCAGCCGCGAGCTGCGGGTACAACAGCGCCCGTGGGCTCGGCGATCTGCGCACTGCACCCGGAACGGAGTGCGCATCGTGCGACTTCGCCGAGTCGATTCCGCCGGCCGACCCGTACTGGACCCGCGCGGCCGACCAGGTCGATGCCACGTGGACGCTTCAGAGGCTCCAGCAGACGGTCACCGATGCGGCCGCGAACGGTGGCGGCTGGGTTCAGCTGACGTTCCACCATGTCTGCGATGGCTGCGACGACCTCGCGATATCGACAGCCGTGTTCGACCAATTCACGACATGGTTGGCGGGATGGAAAGACAACGCGACAAAGCTGGTCAAGACGGTGAACGGGGTCGTCGGCGGCGCCGTGAAGCCGCTCGTTTCCGGACCGGCCTTCGTGCCGCCGCCGGCCGCGGGGCCCGGCGTGAATGCCCTGCAGAACCCCGGTTTCGAAGAGATCGCCGCGGCGGGCATCCCCCGTTGCTGGTGGGATTCATCCTTCGGCCTGAATACCTCGTCATTCGCCACGGTGAGCCCCGGTCGAACGGGCACGTACGCCTCGCAGGTAACCGTCAGCGGGTACACGACAGGTGATGCCAAACGGCTACAGATATTCGACGGCGGCGCGTGTGCGCCCACCGTTGTGGAGGGCCAGACGTACTCGCTGCGCTCCTGGTACAAAGCGACGGGAGTCACCCAGTTCACCGTGTACTACCGCCAGACGGACGGAAGCTGGATCTACGGTACTTCGAGCCCGTGGTTTGCCGCCGCGACCGACTACACCCAGGCGCTCTGGACGACGCCGGCGATTCCCGCAGGCGTGAACGGCATCAGCTTCGCACTGAACGTCTTCGGGAACGGAGAACTCACCACCGACGACTACTCGATGTACAACACCGTCGGAGCCCCGGCCACCGATGAACTCGTCGCCCCCGCGCCCACCATCACGGGCACCGCCCAGGTCGGCTCTGTGTTGACCGCCAACGCGGGCACCTGGACTCCGGCTCCCGTCACCCTGGCCTACCAGTGGCTCGTCGCCAATGTCGCTGTCCCCGGCGCCACGGCAGCGACATACACACCGGTCGCCGGCGACGTCGGCAAGACCGTCACGGTGCAGGTCACTGGAACCAAGACGGGCTACGTCACCAAGGCCGTGACCAGTGCCGCGACCGCCGCGGTGGCCGCGGCCCCGCCGCTCGTGCTCGTCGCGCCGACGCCCACGATCACCGGCACCGCCAGGGTCGGCTCGGTGTTGACCGCCAACGCGGGCACCTGGACTCCGGCTCCGGTCACCCTGGCCTACCAATGGCTCGTCGCCAATGTCGCCGTCCCCGGCGCCACGGCAGCGACATACACACCGGTCGCCGGCGACGTCGGCAAGACCGTCACGGTGCAGGTCACCGGAACCAAGACCGGCTACGTCACCAAGGCCGTGACCAGTGCCGCGACCGCCGCAGTGGCCGCAGCCCCGCCGCTCGTGCTCGTCGCCCCGACGCCCACGATCACCGGCACCGCCAGGGTTGGCTCGGTGTTGACCGCCAACGCGGGCACCTGGACTCCGGCTCCGGTCACCCTGGCCTACCAGTGGCTCGTCGCCAATGTCGCCGTCCCCGGCGCCACGGCAGCGACATATACACCGGTGGCCGGCGATGTCGGCAAGACCGTGACGGTGCGTGTCACCGGAACCAAGACCGGATACACCACCAAGGCCGTGACCAGTGCCGCGACCGCCGCAGTGGCCGCAGCCCCGCCGCTCGTTCTCGTCGCCCCGACGCCCACGATCACCGGCACCGCCAGGGTCGGCTCGGTGTTGACCGCCAACGCGGGCACCTGGACACCGGCTCCGGTCAGCCTGAGCTACCAGTGGCTCGTCGCCAATGTCGCCGTCCCCGGCGCCACGGCAGCGACATACAAGCCGGTGGCCGCCAACGTCGGCAAGACCGTGACGGTGCGCGTCACCGGAACCAAGACGGGCTACACCACCAAGACCGTCACCAGCGCCGCGACCAGCCCGGTCGCCGCAGCGCCAACACCGCGAGGCCCACAGCGGCTCGCGGGCGCAGACCGCTTTGAGACGTCGGCCCTCGTCTCGGCAGCGACCTTCAGCGCTGGGGTGCCCGTCGTCTACATCACCACCGGCGGCGACTACCCGGATGCACTCTCTGCCGGGCCAGCCGCGGGGACGGGTGGGGGCCCGGTGCTGCTGGTCTCGCGCGACGCGATCCCGCAACCCGTCAAGACCGAACTGCTGAGGCTCAAGCCGGCACGCATCGTCGTCGTGGGTGGCACCAGTGTTGTCTCTACCGCAGTACAGACTGCGCTCGCGCAGATCGCCCCGACGAGCCGTGTGGCTGGCGCCGACCGCTTTGAGACGTCGGCCAAAATCTCGGCCGCCAGCTTCAAGCCTGGTGTTGCGGTGGCGTACGTTGCCGCCGGGACCAACTTCCCCGACGCCCTCTCGGGTGGCGCTGCGGCCGGCTCCGTGAAGTCGCCTGTGCTGCTCGTGACCTCCACGGGCATCCCCGAGGTGATTCGCGCAGAGCTTCAGCGGCTCAAGCCCGGCAAGGTCGTAATCCTCGGCGGGACCGATGTCGTATCGGCTGGGGTGGCGACTGCCCTCGCTGGGATCGCGCCGACCTCGCGGGCTTCCGGAGCGGACCGGTACGCGACGTCGGCGAAAATTTCCAGCACCACATTCTCTCCCGGAGTGAAGGTGGCCTATTTGGTCACCGGAGGGAACTTCCCGGACGCCCTCTCGGCCGGCTCTGCGGCGATCGTCGGCGGTGGACCGGTCCTGCTCGTGCAGGGTGGTTCCCTCCCCACCGCCATCGCGGCCGAGCTCTCCCGGCTGCGCCCCCAGCGCATCGTTGTGCTGGGTGGCCCGGTGGTGGTGAGCGAAGCGGTGTTGAACGCCGCACAGACATATGTGCGCTAG
- a CDS encoding APC family permease codes for MNTLRRHLGIPGAISIGLASMIGAGVFYVWAPAAEAAGAGLLIGLLIAAVIATLNALSSAQLAMAHPVSGGAYAYGRALLGQWWGFSAGWLFLAGKTASAGAIALIAGEYLWPGQGRWVAVGAIAVLATVNALGVRSTARFSGAFVAVVLVGLGGLVVLVVLWAAGGGPVAASPAPVLPGEGAGWLGVLQSAGLLFFCFAGYARMATLGEEVREPRRTLPRAILGALAIALGLYAAIGLSVVLVLGPERLAGSSSPLAEVAAIVTGGPGLSGGPNTWVLVVSLVAALACLGSLLGILAGLSRTGLAMARDQELPGSLSRVSDRRGSPVVAELVVAVLAMAAVLLLDPARLVGFSATCVLAYYAIAHLAALRQPVAERWLHPSVHVVGAVGCTLLAFTLPWQGVLTAGVVLVVGLAARGLRLARGARRRPRSRPA; via the coding sequence GTGAACACACTGCGACGTCACCTCGGCATTCCCGGCGCGATATCGATCGGCCTGGCCTCGATGATCGGTGCGGGCGTGTTCTACGTCTGGGCGCCGGCGGCCGAGGCGGCGGGGGCCGGGCTGCTGATCGGCTTGCTGATCGCGGCCGTGATCGCCACGCTGAACGCGCTGAGCTCTGCCCAGCTCGCCATGGCGCACCCCGTCTCCGGTGGCGCCTACGCCTACGGCCGCGCGCTGCTCGGACAGTGGTGGGGCTTCTCGGCGGGGTGGCTGTTCCTGGCGGGGAAGACGGCCTCGGCCGGGGCGATCGCGTTGATCGCCGGTGAGTACCTCTGGCCGGGGCAGGGGCGCTGGGTGGCGGTCGGCGCCATCGCCGTGCTGGCGACCGTCAACGCACTCGGCGTGCGCAGCACGGCCCGCTTCAGCGGAGCCTTCGTGGCCGTCGTCCTGGTCGGCCTCGGCGGGTTGGTGGTGCTCGTGGTGCTGTGGGCGGCGGGCGGCGGCCCTGTCGCAGCGTCCCCGGCCCCGGTTCTGCCCGGGGAGGGTGCCGGCTGGCTGGGCGTGCTGCAATCGGCCGGGCTGCTGTTCTTCTGCTTCGCCGGCTATGCGCGCATGGCCACCCTCGGCGAAGAGGTGCGTGAGCCGCGCCGCACCCTTCCCCGCGCGATCCTCGGGGCGCTGGCAATCGCTCTCGGACTGTATGCGGCGATCGGCCTCTCGGTCGTGCTTGTTCTGGGCCCGGAGCGCCTTGCAGGCTCGAGTTCGCCGCTGGCCGAGGTGGCGGCCATTGTCACCGGTGGCCCGGGCCTGTCCGGCGGCCCGAACACGTGGGTGCTCGTGGTGAGCCTCGTCGCCGCACTGGCGTGCCTCGGCTCTCTGCTGGGAATTCTGGCCGGGCTGAGCCGGACCGGTCTGGCGATGGCCCGCGACCAGGAGTTGCCCGGCAGCCTCAGTCGGGTCTCGGATCGACGCGGCTCACCGGTTGTCGCCGAGCTCGTCGTCGCCGTGCTCGCGATGGCAGCCGTTCTCCTGCTCGACCCGGCCCGGCTGGTCGGCTTCTCGGCCACGTGCGTGCTGGCCTACTATGCGATCGCTCACCTGGCCGCACTGCGCCAACCCGTTGCCGAGCGCTGGCTGCACCCGTCCGTGCATGTCGTCGGAGCCGTCGGCTGCACGCTGTTGGCCTTCACTCTGCCCTGGCAGGGCGTGCTGACGGCCGGGGTCGTGCTCGTCGTCGGGCTGGCCGCCCGTGGCCTCCGCCTGGCGCGAGGCGCACGGCGGAGACCACGATCGCGACCGGCCTAG